A DNA window from Choloepus didactylus isolate mChoDid1 chromosome 9, mChoDid1.pri, whole genome shotgun sequence contains the following coding sequences:
- the LOC119544765 gene encoding actin-related protein 2/3 complex subunit 2-like, giving the protein MILLEVNNRIIEETLALKFENAAAGNKPEAVELTFADFDRVLYHISNPNGDKTKVMVSISLKFYKELKAHGADELLKRVYGSFLVNPESGYNVSLLYDLENLPASKDSIVHQAGMLKRNCFASVFEKYFQFQEEGKEGENRAVIHYRDDETMYVESKKDRATVVFSTVFKDDDDVVIGKVFMQEFKEGRRASHTAPQVLFSHREPPLELKDTDAAVGDNIGYITFVLFPCHTSASARDNTINLIHTFRDYLHYHIRCSKAYIHTRVRAKTSDFLKVLNRARPDADKKEMKTITGKTFSSR; this is encoded by the coding sequence ATGATCCTGCTGGAGGTGAACAACCGCATCATCGAGGAGACGCTTGCTCTCAAGTTCGAGAACGCAGCCGCCGGAAACAAACCAGAAGCAGTAGAACTAACATTTGCAGATTTTGATAGGGTCCTCTATCATATTTCAAATCCTAATGGAGACAAAACAAAAGTGATGGTCAGCATTTCTTTGAAATTCTACAAGGAACTAAAGGCACATGGTGCTGACGAGTTATTAAAGAGGGTGTACGGGAGTTTCTTGGTAAATCCAGAATCAGGATATAATGTCTCTTTGCTGTATGACCTTGAAAATCTCCCTGCATCCAAGGATTCAATTGTGCATCAGGCTGGCATGTTGAAACGAAATTGTTTTGCCTCTGTCTTTGAGAAATACTTCCAATTCCAAGAAGAGGGCAAGGAAGGAGAGAACAGGGCAGTTATCCATTATAGGGATGATGAGACCATGTATGTTGAGTCCAAAAAGGACAGAGCCACAGTAGTCTTCAGCACGGTGTTCAAAGACGACGACGATGTGGTCATTGGAAAGGTGTTTATGCAGGAGTTCAAAGAAGGACGCAGAGCCAGCCACACAGCCCCACAGGTCCTCTTCAGCCACAGGGAACCGCCTCTGGAGCTCAAAGACACAGATGCTGCTGTGGGCGACAACATTGGCTATATTACCTTTGTGCTGTTCCCTTGCCACACCAGTGCCAGTGCCCGAGACAACACCATCAACCTGATCCACACGTTTCGGGACTACCTGCACTACCACATCAGGTGCTCTAAGGCCTATATTCACACACGTGTGCGGGCAAAAACATCTGACTTCCTTAAGGTGCTGAACCGTGCACGCCCGGATGctgacaaaaaggaaatgaaaacaatcaCGGGGAAGACATTTTCGTCCCGCTAA